The sequence CCTCCGGAGCCTCACGGCCCCCCGGGACTTACCCCCGGCCCGCAAAGCCTGCCTGCGCCTGCTCAGCGACCCCCGCTCTGGGGAGCCTTTGGACCGCGCGCTGGTGCTTTGGTTCCCGGGTGAGGGGCTCCAGATCCAGAACTGCATGTAGCTCCGATGACCCAGCTTCCTCCTTCCAGGCGTTGCCCAGGCTGTATCCTCCTGACACCTATCTCCTCAACATACTAGGTCCCCAGAGTTTCACGGGTGAGGATTGCGCGGAGTTCCACGTGCATGGAGGCCCGGCTGTGGTGAGTGGTGTCTTGCAGGCCCTGGGTGAGTCTGCAGCCTTGGGTTTGAGGTATGGCTATGTCGGTGGGCCTAGGTAGGGGCCAGGGGGGCTCAGGACCCTGGACCTTCCCGTAGGCAGTGTGCCAGGGCTGCGGCCTGCGGAGGCAGGCGAGTTCACCAGGAGGGCGTTCGCTCACGGGAAGCTGAGCCTGACCGAGGTGGAGGGGCTGGCGGATCTGATCCAtgcagaaacagaggcacagcGGCGGCAGGCCCTGAGGCAGCTAGATGGGGAGCTGAGCCATCTCTGCCGCGGCTGGGCCGAGACCCTCACTAAGGCAAGTACAACATTCACTCATACCTTGCCTCAGAGACCCTACCTAACCATCTCCTATATTAGCGCTTCCTGTCTATAAGCCTCCAGTCTGACCCCTTATGTCGGGCTGGACCTGGGCATATTGAGGGGTAGGTTTCTGTGTGATCACACTatccacccctccctctctcagGCTCTGGCCCACGTGGAGGCCTATATCGATTTTGGTGAGGatgacaacctggaagagggcGTCCTGGATCGAGGTGGGTCTGCCTGCCCGGGGGCGTGGGAGGTGGGGACATTTGGCATCTCAGCCCCCCAAGGCCTCCTtactccctctcctttcctccatccACAGCTGACAGTGAAGTGCGGGAGCTGGAGGTGGCACTGGGCGCACATCTTCGAGATGCCAGGCGCGGACAGAGGCTCCGCTCAGGGGCTCATGTAGTGGTTGCGGGACCTCCCAACGCCGGCAAGAGCAGCCTAGTGAACCTGCTCAGTGCGTGGTCAGGGGgcggggcccagggcagggggctaggagcgggcggggtgggggtgggtggctaCCGAGCTttcagggatggggaaggggccagggagGTCGAAGAAAAGGTCcagcccggggcttccctggtggcgcagtggttgagagtggccgatgcaggggacgcgggttcgtgccccggtccgggaggatgccacatgccgcggagcggctgggcccgtgagccatggccgctgagcctgcgcgtccggagcctgtgctctgcaacgggagaggccaaggcAGTGGAAAAGGTCcagcccgggggtgggggagggtgggggtggagtcTTGGGGGAGGGGCTCCCTCATCTCCATTCCTCCCCCTTTCTctgaccccacccccaggccGGAAGCCTGTGTCCATCGTATCCCCGGAGCCCGGGACCACCCGAGATGTGCTGGAGACCCCCGTGGACCTGGCCGGGTTCCCGGCGCTGCTGAGCGACACGGCGGGGTTGCGGGAGGGCGTGGGGCCTGTGGAGCAGGAGGGCGTGCGGCGCGCCCAAAAAAGGTGGGCAGGCAGGGCGGTGGGAGGGGGAAACGGGGCCCTTCCTCTGCTGTTTCAACCggttgcatttatttttcattcttccttaATGAGGAAAGGCTACTAAGCCCCATTAAGTGGGGACCCAGCTATCTGGGGAGGGCAGCTTTTTAAGTTCGGCCTCTGCCCAGTGCTCCTAATTGCTCAATTCTGAGGTCCACGCTCCGTTTTCCCGCTTCCCCAGGCTGGAGCAGGCTGACCTCATCCTGGCCGTGCTGGATGCTTCTGACCTGGCCTCTCCGTCCAGCTGCAACTTCCTGGACACCGTTGTCATCCCTGCGGGAGCCGGGAGCCCAAATGGGCGCAGCCAGCGCCTCCTGCTGGTGCTGAATAAGTCGGACCTGCTGCCAGCTGGGGGCCCAGATCCCAGTG comes from Tursiops truncatus isolate mTurTru1 chromosome 3, mTurTru1.mat.Y, whole genome shotgun sequence and encodes:
- the GTPBP3 gene encoding 5-taurinomethyluridine-[tRNA] synthase subunit GTPB3, mitochondrial isoform X1, which encodes MLPVEHPFTAPRRASPLPLSLASASRSEDLQWVGGTSSKGPNGNRESLSALPVVPRSGRGFLPGLADSRAGPRPCTRQGSGAPAPGSGATVFALSSGQGRCGIAVIRTSGPASGQALRSLTAPRDLPPARKACLRLLSDPRSGEPLDRALVLWFPGPQSFTGEDCAEFHVHGGPAVVSGVLQALGSVPGLRPAEAGEFTRRAFAHGKLSLTEVEGLADLIHAETEAQRRQALRQLDGELSHLCRGWAETLTKALAHVEAYIDFGEDDNLEEGVLDRADSEVRELEVALGAHLRDARRGQRLRSGAHVVVAGPPNAGKSSLVNLLSRKPVSIVSPEPGTTRDVLETPVDLAGFPALLSDTAGLREGVGPVEQEGVRRAQKRLEQADLILAVLDASDLASPSSCNFLDTVVIPAGAGSPNGRSQRLLLVLNKSDLLPAGGPDPSADLPPYLLLSCLTGEGLDGLLEALRKELAALCGDPSTGPPLLTRARHQHHLQGCLDALGHYKQAKDLALAAEALRVARGHLTRITGGGGTEEILDIIFQDFCVEETQFLSVRPDGCWANLQ
- the GTPBP3 gene encoding 5-taurinomethyluridine-[tRNA] synthase subunit GTPB3, mitochondrial isoform X2, translated to MLPVEHPFTAPRRASPLPLSLASASRSEDLQWVGGTSSKGPNGNRESLSALPVVPRSGRGFLPGLADSRAGPRPCTRQGSGAPAPGSGATVFALSSGQGRCGIAVIRTSGPASGQALRSLTAPRDLPPARKACLRLLSDPRSGEPLDRALVLWFPGPQSFTGEDCAEFHVHGGPAVVSGVLQALGSVPGLRPAEAGEFTRRAFAHGKLSLTEVEGLADLIHAETEAQRRQALRQLDGELSHLCRGWAETLTKALAHVEAYIDFGEDDNLEEGVLDRADSEVRELEVALGAHLRDARRGQRLRSGAHVVVAGPPNAGKSSLVNLLSRKPVSIVSPEPGTTRDVLETPVDLAGFPALLSDTAGLREGVGPVEQEGVRRAQKRLEQADLILAVLDASDLASPSSCNFLDTVVIPAGAGSPNGRSQRLLLVLNKSDLLPAGGPDPSADLPPYLLLSCLTGEGLDGLLEALRKELAALCGDPSTGPPLLTRARHQHHLQGCLDALGHYKQAKDLALAAEALRVARGHLTRITGGGGTEEILDIIFQDFCVGK
- the GTPBP3 gene encoding 5-taurinomethyluridine-[tRNA] synthase subunit GTPB3, mitochondrial isoform X3, with the translated sequence MWRGLWTLVARAARGPRSPRPCTRQGSGAPAPGSGATVFALSSGQGRCGIAVIRTSGPASGQALRSLTAPRDLPPARKACLRLLSDPRSGEPLDRALVLWFPGPQSFTGEDCAEFHVHGGPAVVSGVLQALGSVPGLRPAEAGEFTRRAFAHGKLSLTEVEGLADLIHAETEAQRRQALRQLDGELSHLCRGWAETLTKALAHVEAYIDFGEDDNLEEGVLDRADSEVRELEVALGAHLRDARRGQRLRSGAHVVVAGPPNAGKSSLVNLLSRKPVSIVSPEPGTTRDVLETPVDLAGFPALLSDTAGLREGVGPVEQEGVRRAQKRLEQADLILAVLDASDLASPSSCNFLDTVVIPAGAGSPNGRSQRLLLVLNKSDLLPAGGPDPSADLPPYLLLSCLTGEGLDGLLEALRKELAALCGDPSTGPPLLTRARHQHHLQGCLDALGHYKQAKDLALAAEALRVARGHLTRITGGGGTEEILDIIFQDFCVGK